The region CTCTTAAAAGTACTGACAAAATAATATACATTCCTATAGCTACTATAATCTTATAGCTTTTAATATATGATATTATCAGCTTAAGCATTCTTCAGAATATTTCCATCTGCATCTTTAAAGTTTCCAACAATTATCATAATAAAATCAATAAGAAACCAGATACCACAACCTCCTAATGTAAATAGTTGGATAATACCAATTCCTGTATGTCCTGTGTAGAATCTATGTACACCTAATGGACCTAAAAACCAACATAGTAGAAGAGTGGTTAACCATTTGCTTTTTAATTCTTGTGCTTGAGTATCGATTGCTACAGCTTGTCTT is a window of Myroides oncorhynchi DNA encoding:
- a CDS encoding TM2 domain-containing protein, translating into MKSISEKYCSECGSLINVKAEICPKCGVRQAVAIDTQAQELKSKWLTTLLLCWFLGPLGVHRFYTGHTGIGIIQLFTLGGCGIWFLIDFIMIIVGNFKDADGNILKNA